One segment of Candidatus Bathyarchaeota archaeon DNA contains the following:
- a CDS encoding aminomethyl-transferring glycine dehydrogenase subunit GcvPA — MAKSFTHPYIPNSIPKIKEEMMRSIGIQSIEELYADVPQRFKLKRRLDLPSSTSEQEVKRLVETILSKNKTFQDMPIFLGAGCWPHYVPAAVETTIQRTELFTSYTPYQPEVSQGMLQALFEYQSMICEITAMEVANCSMYDWASALGEAVRMAARLTHRTEALIPKIIHPERKATLKTYTEPIGIRIESVDYESETGQLDIEDLKTKISEKTASVYVENPAYLGFIETQAEDIAEIVHSHGALFIVGVDPISLGVLKPPGEYGADIVVGEGQPLGNPMNYGGPLLGIFACRDDMRLIRQLPGRTVGMTNTVDGKKRGFCMALQTREQHIRREKATSNICSNESLCAVASAVYLALLGPRGMRELGEAILCKARYAMQLLAKIDGITTPMFKSAHFKEFTVNFDQTGKTARDVHERLLQHQVHGGKNIAKEFPELGETALYCVTEMHSKEDVDRLAWALEAILEEKS; from the coding sequence GTGGCTAAATCCTTCACTCACCCTTACATTCCAAACTCTATTCCAAAAATAAAAGAGGAAATGATGAGGAGTATTGGAATCCAGAGCATAGAAGAACTTTACGCAGATGTTCCTCAAAGGTTTAAGTTAAAAAGAAGACTTGATCTCCCTAGCTCAACGTCAGAACAGGAAGTTAAAAGACTTGTTGAAACCATCCTATCCAAAAACAAGACTTTCCAAGACATGCCTATCTTTTTAGGCGCGGGTTGCTGGCCTCACTACGTGCCCGCAGCCGTTGAAACCACTATTCAACGAACAGAACTCTTCACATCCTACACTCCATATCAACCGGAGGTTTCCCAAGGAATGTTGCAAGCACTTTTTGAGTATCAAAGCATGATCTGCGAAATCACTGCGATGGAGGTGGCCAACTGCTCTATGTATGATTGGGCATCCGCTCTCGGTGAAGCTGTACGTATGGCCGCTCGACTAACCCATCGAACCGAAGCCCTTATTCCCAAGATTATTCATCCTGAAAGAAAAGCGACACTGAAAACGTACACCGAGCCTATAGGAATACGCATCGAGTCTGTCGACTATGAATCAGAAACTGGACAACTTGATATTGAAGACTTGAAAACAAAGATTTCAGAAAAAACCGCCTCCGTGTATGTCGAAAACCCAGCATACCTTGGCTTTATTGAAACGCAAGCTGAAGACATCGCTGAAATAGTACACAGCCACGGGGCATTGTTCATCGTTGGAGTTGACCCCATCTCCCTTGGCGTATTGAAACCACCAGGTGAATACGGCGCGGACATTGTGGTCGGTGAGGGCCAACCGCTTGGGAATCCCATGAACTATGGTGGGCCGTTACTTGGTATATTTGCTTGCCGGGACGACATGCGACTAATCAGACAACTGCCCGGTCGCACAGTTGGTATGACGAACACTGTTGATGGAAAGAAAAGAGGATTCTGTATGGCTCTACAAACCAGGGAGCAACATATTAGAAGAGAGAAGGCTACATCCAACATCTGCTCTAACGAATCTTTATGTGCGGTTGCCTCTGCAGTTTACCTAGCCTTGCTTGGCCCCAGGGGCATGAGAGAGTTAGGTGAAGCAATCCTGTGCAAAGCACGTTACGCGATGCAGCTTTTGGCGAAAATAGATGGAATCACAACGCCTATGTTCAAGTCTGCGCACTTCAAAGAATTTACAGTGAATTTTGATCAAACGGGGAAAACCGCGCGCGACGTACATGAAAGGCTTTTGCAACATCAGGTTCACGGAGGAAAGAATATTGCGAAGGAGTTTCCAGAGTTGGGTGAAACCGCGTTGTACTGCGTCACTGAAATGCATTCGAAAGAGGATGTTGATCGCCTCGCTTGGGCTTTAGAGGCAATTTTGGAGGAGAAATCGTAA